TGTTATAACCCAGCTCGCTGTTGGATACATAGCCAATTTCAATATCAGAACGTGTGGTAGACGAGTGACCAAAAAATGTAATGAGAGACAAGCCTTTATTAACTTCGTCTGCAATATTGATGAGTTCGGTAGCACTATTAGATTGCTTGGACTGTACATTCACCTCTCCTCCCAGATAGTCATTTTCAGCGATCGTCTGTAGCTCGTCTACATAGCGAGAAAAGAGTGTAAGCTCCGCCAGATTAACACCCCCGCTTAAATGCACCAGATGCTTTTTCCAGAGTGCGTCACGACTTTGGCTTGCCTGATAGTCCTGGCTAAGATTTCTGCCTTCACTTTCTTTCACTTTATCCAGATAAGCAGCTACCTCTGCGGCAGTTTGAGCATTGATACGCCCAGTGGGTATGGCAGAGTTATAGCCATCGCTGCCTGCCAGGCCTGAAGTGAGCACCACATCGGAACCGGGCATCCCGCCGGTTGGCACCAGATCTCTTAAAGTAGTAGACTCAGGATCTTTTCTATGGTAATTATAATTAGGCGTCAGGCCTTTTCCAATAATCAGCAAATACTCAGGATTACCCTTATTTAGCATATAATCTGCGAAATGCCGAATGGCCAGAGGACTTACCTCGCCGTAGTTAAATTGATTGTATAGATCATTAATATCCATTAGCAGGGTAGTATATCCCCCACCCGCTGCCGAGGCTCTATACTCCTGATACGATTTAACAGGATCGCTATAATTACCTCCCGGTGCTCTTAGCAGCGCATGAGAGATCATCAGAAAATTAGCTGCTGGGTTTACTTTTTGAAAATTAGCTTTTTGTAGAGAGGGAATTGCTTTTACACTACCCAAAATAATTTTGCGCGCGACATTCGTATTAGGAATAATAGCAGCAGCCCTATTCCCAATCAGGTTGTAGCCAATTTTAATGGCATTGTACTCATCAGTAATATCCAACAAATAAGGGTTAGCAGGAGCGTTAGCCAGTTCTACATAGCTTTTTGCCGAGGCTTTTGCTACAAGGTTAAACTCTTTTGTCGTCTCAGACTGCGTGCTGGTCTGCTGTGGGTATCTTATTTTAAGATACGACAATGATACATTATCTGCTTTTCCATTTACACCATTTACTGTGAGCCTTACTATAAGCTGGCCACCACTTATATCTGACCAGTTGAGATTTTCGAAGATGAGCGTATGGTCGTAATATGAAAACTCGGCAGTCGTAAGCGTTCTTAGTGTGGATACAGAACTTCCTACCTGAATGGTAACATTATGTTGTTGGTTGTTTCTTCCAGCCAGTACCATTTCCAGTTGTGGAGCATCACCAGCGGTGTATGGATCAGGGGTAGCCAGGCTATAATCAACCGACTCTCCCTGCTTGATACGCGGGCCTGTCCAGCCTTCGCCATAATCATATGTACTGAGGTGAGCGATCACTCCTGAAAGTGAGCCTATCGGATACTGCCTACCCATAGAGAACTCATTAGATAGCACCATAAGCTCTTCATTCCAATGAAACTGCTCTGCGGGTATTCCTCCAATATTATTTTCAGAGAAGGTGCTCATCCGTTTACCATTTACCGCCGCCAGTGACCAGGTTAGAAAATAGGCGGTAGAATCTGAATATAAGCTATGGTATGGGTTGGTTTGAGCCTCTTCGGGCACATATAGCTCTTTATCACCTGAACCATCATTTTTTTGGCCATAGAAAAGCAGAAAGTCATCTGTATCAAAGCTGGCATCCTGTTGACCTTCCAGGTGAACGGCCTGTTCCTGCCCACGAAAGTAGAGCTGTATCCTTCGTGGATCTACATTATCTACGGGAAAGCCCGCTTCCAGTAAGTCCTGATAGCTTACACGGTAAATACCGTCTTCAGCTACACTAATCTTGTAGTAGGTTTGAGTATAGTTAATCCACTCATTGCCAAATCGTTGTGCCTGAGCCTTAGGCAATAGGGTGCACATTATTAATATTATGCTCAGCCTTATGTGCCAAGCCATACTCCTGGGTGTCACTTTCAAGCTACTCATTCTACTGTTTGGCTTCACGGTCAATGCTAAATTTGAGAGAGAAAACATGGGAGTACAAAGATTCTGAGCGATCACCAATATCAGTCAGCGCATAATCTACACTAATACTTCCGGCACGAAAACCCAGACCAAAGTCAGGCTGAAAGCTGCGGTAAGTACTGCCATCAAAATCTTTGAGTTGCTGCACATTGCCCGCGCCCAAACGGACAAAAGCCAGCTGTTTATAATCCACCTCTAAGCCCAGCGAGGGATCTACAGAAGAGAAATCTGACTTGAGTAGTACGTTTCTTTTTCCATCAAAAGTAAAATCCAGATCTGCGGCAGTAAGCAGGCCTATCTTACTTTCCCAAAAACGCCAGCTGCGTGCAATGCCCAGAGAGGCTTTGGGAAGTGTAACTTCTATAGTATTGGCAGGAATTACGTTGCCTGTTTGCGTGTACACATCTGATACCAGTTCGGAATTATGCGTCCATGCATTGAAGGTGCCGGTAACATCATGAAGCATCAGCCCAAAACGCCAGTCATTTATACGGTAGGTAGCGGCAGCATCCAGTCCAAAGCCCCAGGCATTGGCAAAGTCCCCTACAGTGCGGTGTACCACTTTAAAATTAGCCCCCAGACTTAACCCCTGTATACGAGAAAACTCCCGGGCGTACGAAAAGAGGAAGGCATAATCTGCCGCTGAGAAGAAGCGTATATTATTATAGTCTATACGGCCGTTAGCATCGTAAAGGAAGCGGGTATCCGGAATATCGTCCACAGCAAAACGCACTACTGAAATGGCTAAGGTGCTGAGAGAATCCAGAGGAGTAGCAAAGCTACCATAATCGTAATTTGCGATGCCGGCAAAGTACTCGGCATGCATTAACGACACTTCATAATCGTGAGATAAATCAGTAAGGCTGGCGGGGTTCCAGAAGCCGGAAGTAACGTCATCAGCCACAGCTGTCTGCGTAGCTGCCATACCCAGGGCTCTGGCTCCGGCACCTATAGAGAGAAATTCGTTGCTATATTTAGGAGTATTGAGCTGCCCATACGAATCTACTGTAAGCAGGCTCAAGCCTATCACTACCAAAACCCAACGCATGATGTCTTATTCTGAGTGGTTTGAAACTGGTGCAACCTACTCATTCACAACTTTTTAAACAAGTCATTATTAGCTGTGATAATACACCATAACTTACTTACAAAATTGGCTTTATCAGCATTAAAATAGCATTATTATAAGTTAATTCGCCGATAAGCTTAGTCTAGCAACTTCCCCTTTCGGTACTTTTCTGATTTAGTTACATTACCTTCCTCATCAAAATATATCCAGGTACCATGTTTTTTTCCTTTTTTCCAACCTCCTTCCATGCGAGTTTCGCCATTGGCATAGCTCATCTCCCAGGCAT
This window of the Porifericola rhodea genome carries:
- a CDS encoding PorV/PorQ family protein, producing the protein MRWVLVVIGLSLLTVDSYGQLNTPKYSNEFLSIGAGARALGMAATQTAVADDVTSGFWNPASLTDLSHDYEVSLMHAEYFAGIANYDYGSFATPLDSLSTLAISVVRFAVDDIPDTRFLYDANGRIDYNNIRFFSAADYAFLFSYAREFSRIQGLSLGANFKVVHRTVGDFANAWGFGLDAAATYRINDWRFGLMLHDVTGTFNAWTHNSELVSDVYTQTGNVIPANTIEVTLPKASLGIARSWRFWESKIGLLTAADLDFTFDGKRNVLLKSDFSSVDPSLGLEVDYKQLAFVRLGAGNVQQLKDFDGSTYRSFQPDFGLGFRAGSISVDYALTDIGDRSESLYSHVFSLKFSIDREAKQ